One Leptospira kirschneri serovar Cynopteri str. 3522 CT DNA segment encodes these proteins:
- a CDS encoding ABC transporter ATP-binding protein: MRPKMKSPIVSVNGLSKYYANGFQALKDVSLEIQEEEIIALLGPNGAGKTTLISIICGIVNPSEGFVHVSGKDILQDFRFTRSQVGLVPQELSVHAFESVWATVSFTRGLYGKSPNPDYIEKLLKSLSLWDKKDQMILTLSGGMKRRVLIAKALSHEPRILFLDEPTAGVDVELRKDMWNIVRNLRENGVTIILTTHYIEEAEEIADRIGVINKGELILVEDKKELMQKLGKKQLTIDLNRTLKKIPAALKSKGLEIVGNGRQLLYTYDSHGTQTGISTLLQDLKKAKIDFKDLNTTQSSLEEIFVQLVSK, from the coding sequence ATGAGACCGAAAATGAAATCGCCCATTGTATCCGTAAATGGTCTTTCTAAATATTATGCAAATGGATTTCAGGCGTTAAAAGACGTTTCTTTGGAAATTCAAGAAGAAGAAATCATTGCTCTACTTGGTCCAAACGGAGCGGGTAAAACGACTTTGATTTCGATCATTTGTGGAATTGTAAATCCAAGTGAAGGTTTTGTTCATGTTTCCGGAAAAGACATTTTACAGGATTTTAGATTTACCAGATCCCAAGTCGGCCTTGTTCCTCAGGAACTCAGTGTTCACGCGTTCGAATCCGTATGGGCTACGGTGAGTTTTACGAGAGGTTTATACGGAAAATCACCTAATCCCGATTATATTGAGAAACTTTTAAAATCACTTTCTCTTTGGGATAAGAAGGATCAGATGATACTTACACTTTCCGGAGGAATGAAACGAAGGGTTCTGATTGCAAAGGCACTTTCTCATGAACCTAGAATTTTATTTTTGGACGAGCCAACCGCGGGAGTGGACGTAGAACTTAGAAAGGATATGTGGAATATAGTTCGCAATCTACGGGAAAACGGAGTCACAATCATTCTGACTACACATTATATAGAAGAGGCGGAAGAAATTGCGGATCGTATCGGAGTGATCAACAAAGGAGAGTTGATTCTCGTAGAAGATAAAAAAGAACTTATGCAGAAGTTAGGAAAAAAACAACTTACGATTGATCTAAATCGAACCTTAAAAAAAATTCCAGCGGCTTTAAAATCAAAGGGACTGGAAATCGTTGGAAACGGAAGACAACTTCTTTATACATACGATTCTCATGGCACTCAGACCGGGATTTCCACTCTTCTTCAGGATTTAAAAAAAGCTAAAATTGATTTCAAAGATTTGAATACTACTCAAAGTTCTTTGGAAGAAATATTCGTTCAGTTGGTATCAAAATGA
- a CDS encoding ABC transporter permease, producing the protein MNLYAIKSIYIFEMSRTWRTLFQSIASPVISTSLYFVVFGSAIGSRIQEVDGVGYGSFIVPGLIMLSLLTESISNSSFGIYFPKFTGTIYEILAAPISMMEIVIGFVGAAATKSVILGTIMLATASLFVPIKIAHPFVMVLFLLLTSISFSLFGFIIGIWADSFEKLQVIPLLIITPLVFLGGSFYSANMLPPFWQKVTFFNPVLYLVSGFRWSFYEISDVSVGVSLTMVFIFLSICLGLVWIIFKTGYKIKK; encoded by the coding sequence ATGAATCTATACGCGATCAAATCTATTTATATTTTTGAAATGTCCAGAACGTGGAGAACACTTTTTCAAAGTATTGCTTCCCCAGTTATTTCTACTTCTTTGTATTTCGTGGTCTTCGGTTCTGCGATCGGTTCTAGAATCCAAGAAGTGGATGGAGTAGGTTACGGTTCGTTTATCGTTCCCGGTTTAATTATGTTGTCTTTGTTGACGGAGAGTATTTCTAATTCTTCTTTTGGAATTTATTTTCCTAAGTTTACTGGAACGATTTATGAAATTTTAGCGGCGCCAATTTCTATGATGGAGATCGTGATTGGTTTTGTGGGTGCTGCGGCTACAAAATCGGTGATCTTGGGAACGATTATGCTTGCCACAGCTTCTTTATTTGTTCCGATAAAAATTGCACATCCGTTTGTGATGGTTCTTTTTCTTCTTTTAACTTCTATTTCTTTCAGTTTGTTCGGATTTATTATAGGGATCTGGGCGGATAGTTTCGAAAAATTGCAAGTGATTCCTTTACTCATCATAACTCCTTTAGTATTTTTAGGCGGCAGTTTTTATTCTGCGAATATGCTTCCTCCTTTTTGGCAAAAGGTGACTTTCTTTAACCCTGTTCTTTATTTAGTGAGCGGGTTTCGTTGGAGCTTTTACGAGATCTCTGATGTAAGCGTGGGAGTAAGTCTTACGATGGTTTTTATTTTTCTTTCGATTTGTTTGGGTCTGGTTTGGATAATTTTTAAAACCGGTTACAAAATTAAAAAATAA
- a CDS encoding SDR family NAD(P)-dependent oxidoreductase, translated as MKSNHLRFEGRNVFIVGGSAGIGKGLALEFAKQGANVVVAARNKKALETTVAELKTIGFKNAIFDFVVADVSDVLQIQRASKKVLKTLKDLDLLICNSGYAKVGKVEDLSESDFRTLMDVNFFGHVNLVRAFHGHFLKQGFGDIVFVSSMLATFSIYGYGAYSASKFAIIGFAQSLRQEMVFHGVRVKVFLPPTTDTPGLEKENLDKPDLVKEMEMGSAINSVHSVGKVVDSFMNWFPKKKFLGYATWDSWLQYFLTRHFPEWTLRIADGELRAAQKRLEQKIITNTHL; from the coding sequence ATGAAATCAAATCATCTACGATTTGAAGGTAGAAACGTTTTTATTGTCGGCGGTTCGGCTGGAATTGGAAAAGGACTTGCACTGGAGTTTGCAAAACAAGGGGCAAACGTAGTTGTTGCTGCTAGAAATAAAAAAGCTTTGGAAACAACCGTTGCCGAGTTAAAAACGATCGGTTTTAAAAACGCAATCTTTGATTTTGTAGTTGCGGATGTTTCCGACGTTTTACAAATACAAAGGGCCTCAAAAAAGGTTCTCAAAACTTTAAAAGATTTGGATCTTCTAATATGTAACAGCGGTTATGCGAAAGTAGGTAAGGTTGAGGATTTAAGCGAATCTGATTTTAGAACACTGATGGACGTGAATTTTTTTGGACATGTGAACTTGGTCCGTGCCTTTCACGGTCATTTTCTAAAACAAGGTTTCGGAGATATTGTTTTTGTTTCTTCCATGCTTGCTACGTTTTCTATTTACGGTTATGGAGCGTATTCTGCTAGTAAGTTTGCGATTATTGGTTTTGCACAATCCTTGCGACAAGAAATGGTGTTTCATGGAGTGAGGGTGAAAGTTTTTCTACCTCCGACTACGGATACTCCCGGTTTAGAAAAAGAAAATCTGGATAAACCAGATCTCGTAAAAGAAATGGAGATGGGTTCGGCGATCAATTCGGTTCATTCCGTAGGAAAAGTAGTGGACTCATTTATGAATTGGTTTCCTAAAAAGAAATTTTTAGGTTATGCCACCTGGGATTCTTGGCTTCAATATTTTTTAACGAGACATTTTCCGGAATGGACGCTGAGAATTGCAGACGGTGAACTTAGGGCCGCACAAAAAAGACTAGAACAAAAAATAATTACTAATACCCATCTTTAA
- a CDS encoding pyrimidine/purine nucleoside phosphorylase, producing the protein MSQFENVTVLKKANVYYDGKVTSRSILFQDGSKKTLGILMPGQYDFGTDEKEIMEILDGELLVKLPGQEVWKEIKGGQSFEVPAKSRFQMDVKKISDYCCSYIQNS; encoded by the coding sequence ATGTCACAGTTTGAAAACGTAACGGTCCTAAAAAAAGCAAACGTATATTACGATGGTAAGGTGACAAGTAGAAGCATCTTGTTTCAAGACGGTAGTAAAAAGACTCTTGGAATTTTAATGCCGGGTCAATACGACTTTGGAACGGACGAAAAAGAGATTATGGAAATTTTAGACGGAGAACTTTTAGTGAAACTTCCAGGACAAGAAGTTTGGAAAGAAATCAAAGGTGGTCAAAGTTTTGAAGTTCCCGCAAAATCCAGATTTCAAATGGATGTGAAAAAAATTAGCGACTATTGTTGTTCCTATATTCAAAATTCCTAA
- a CDS encoding DUF1566 domain-containing protein → MNRRLGLSLMFAATSFFVFCSQADRISIDSSSTAGLLFQSGMEALLMESQNQNDSPVLSEEPKEITSFRFQAADHFFALDSVGEVFENRIAILVPFGAVSRLKATFVTTGTRVEINGVSQSSGQTINDFSSPLIYRVIASDESFRDYTVQVLPIFRLTDAGQTSCYSNCFDDPGQDADYFTGTPSTFQSNVIMPGYTPQPVTFDRQTGLIWKYCPVTMSSSTCTLPTYAYTHSLAVTYCSDLNQMNAGLGYAGIQGWRLPEIEELMTLSTYKTPSGVYIDLTEFPIGDEQFWSNTTNALNVTEAWVFNFASGLNTLVPKSWGNQNVRCVSGGRMPDQIYSDLNNGTVRDDRTNLVWQKCSVGQTWSPNSPDCTLGSPTIHNFVSALYTCRNLNLADRTWRLPNVHELRSLLDFSSSAGAKIDPVAFPNTPAISSQYNASNSIPHAQVFKVNFTDATINTTALSTQSYLRCVSDGP, encoded by the coding sequence ATGAATCGGCGCCTTGGCTTATCTTTGATGTTCGCAGCAACATCGTTCTTTGTATTTTGTTCTCAAGCCGATCGGATCAGTATAGACTCTTCTTCAACGGCTGGTCTTCTTTTTCAAAGTGGTATGGAAGCCTTACTCATGGAGAGCCAAAACCAAAACGATTCTCCAGTTCTTTCCGAAGAACCAAAAGAAATTACCTCTTTTCGTTTTCAAGCCGCAGATCATTTTTTTGCCCTCGACTCTGTAGGAGAAGTTTTTGAAAATAGAATTGCAATTTTAGTTCCGTTCGGTGCGGTTTCTCGTTTGAAAGCCACTTTTGTAACCACAGGGACAAGAGTAGAAATAAACGGTGTTTCTCAATCCAGTGGACAAACTATAAATGATTTTTCTTCTCCATTGATTTATAGAGTGATTGCAAGTGATGAAAGTTTTCGGGATTATACGGTTCAGGTTCTTCCTATATTTCGTCTAACGGATGCGGGACAGACTAGTTGTTATTCAAATTGTTTTGACGATCCTGGTCAGGACGCTGATTATTTTACGGGAACTCCATCCACTTTTCAATCCAATGTAATTATGCCAGGTTATACCCCACAACCTGTGACTTTTGATCGGCAAACTGGTTTGATTTGGAAATATTGTCCAGTCACTATGAGTAGTAGTACTTGTACTTTGCCTACCTACGCTTATACACATTCGTTAGCGGTGACTTATTGCAGTGATTTGAATCAGATGAATGCCGGGTTAGGATATGCAGGTATTCAAGGTTGGAGGCTTCCAGAAATTGAAGAGCTAATGACTCTCAGTACGTATAAAACTCCGAGCGGAGTATATATAGATCTTACTGAGTTTCCGATTGGAGACGAACAATTTTGGTCAAACACGACTAACGCACTGAATGTGACCGAGGCCTGGGTGTTTAATTTCGCTTCCGGATTGAATACTTTGGTACCCAAGTCTTGGGGAAATCAGAATGTTCGTTGTGTTTCTGGTGGTAGAATGCCTGATCAAATTTACTCCGATTTAAATAATGGAACCGTTCGGGATGATAGAACCAATTTAGTTTGGCAGAAATGTTCCGTTGGACAGACCTGGTCTCCTAATTCTCCCGATTGTACTTTAGGAAGTCCAACGATTCATAATTTTGTTTCGGCTTTATATACATGTCGAAATTTGAATTTAGCGGATCGTACTTGGAGACTTCCTAACGTTCACGAACTAAGAAGTTTATTAGATTTTTCTTCTTCGGCAGGAGCAAAAATTGATCCGGTTGCTTTTCCCAATACTCCCGCCATATCATCACAATATAACGCTAGCAATTCCATTCCGCATGCACAAGTGTTTAAAGTTAATTTTACAGATGCTACAATTAATACTACCGCTTTGAGTACCCAAAGTTATTTACGTTGTGTCAGTGACGGACCTTGA